In Bacillus toyonensis BCT-7112, a single window of DNA contains:
- a CDS encoding EamA family transporter produces the protein MLRYSLLVLLGACSYGILAIFVKLAYAEGFSLGEVIGSQYLFGWIILLAITLLFSRHRVPLKQALILFVAGTSASFTGIFYYASLKTVPASIAIILLFQFVWVGIIIEAIVTKTLPSREKVISVIFLLVGTFLSSGLLEKSAGTFDTTGIILGLLSAITFATYIFVSGKVAVEVPSLPRGVLLMAGALTLVMIVFPPTFIMNGAISQGLWKYGLGLGIFSIVIPSIAFTIGIPKIGSGLATILGAAELPVTTIMSVFVLKEAVLSSQWIGVSLILIGIAIPQIAYARRGRYQKHHTHKKVAA, from the coding sequence ATGCTTCGTTATTCTCTTTTAGTTTTATTAGGAGCGTGTAGTTATGGAATTTTAGCTATTTTTGTTAAACTTGCATATGCAGAAGGATTTTCACTTGGAGAGGTAATTGGCAGCCAATATTTGTTCGGTTGGATTATTTTGCTGGCTATTACACTTCTATTTTCTAGACACCGCGTTCCATTAAAACAAGCATTAATTTTATTCGTTGCAGGAACATCTGCAAGTTTTACTGGAATTTTTTATTATGCTTCATTAAAAACTGTACCAGCTTCTATCGCAATTATTCTTTTGTTCCAATTCGTTTGGGTCGGTATTATTATTGAAGCTATTGTAACAAAAACATTACCTTCAAGGGAAAAAGTTATTTCGGTTATTTTCTTACTTGTAGGTACATTTTTATCAAGTGGTTTACTGGAAAAATCGGCAGGTACTTTCGATACAACAGGAATCATTTTAGGGCTATTATCTGCTATTACATTTGCAACATACATTTTTGTGAGCGGAAAAGTTGCTGTTGAAGTACCTTCATTACCACGTGGTGTCCTGTTAATGGCTGGCGCTTTAACTTTAGTTATGATCGTATTCCCACCAACATTTATTATGAACGGTGCCATTTCTCAAGGACTTTGGAAATACGGCTTAGGATTAGGAATATTTAGTATCGTTATTCCGTCTATTGCCTTTACAATTGGTATTCCAAAAATCGGTTCTGGCTTAGCGACTATTCTTGGTGCAGCAGAGCTACCAGTTACAACAATTATGTCTGTATTCGTTTTAAAAGAAGCTGTACTATCTTCACAGTGGATAGGTGTATCACTTATTTTAATCGGTATTGCAATTCCGCAAATTGCATATGCAAGGCGTGGACGTTATCAAAAACATCATACACATAAAAAAGTGGCAGCATAA
- a CDS encoding M20 peptidase aminoacylase family protein produces MASIPNQLTEKLISIRRHLHEYPELSYEEFETTKAIKTWLEEANITIIDSNLETGIIAEISGNQNGPIIAIRADIDALPIQEETNLPYTSKIQGKMHACGHDFHTAAILGTAFLLKEKESSLNGTVRFIFQPAEESSNGACKVIEAGHLHDVQAIFGMHNKPDLPVGTIGIKDGPLMAGVDRFEIEIHGVGTHVAVPDAGVDPIVASSQIVMALQTIVSRNISSSHNAVVSVTNIHSGNTWNVIPEKATLEGTVRTFQNETREKIPALMELIIKRVSDALGVKTEFRFYSGPPAVHNDTSLTDLSTQVAEKMNLNIISPNPSMAGEDFSFYQQEIPGSFVFMGTSGTHEWHHPSFTIDERALPISAKYFALLAEKALKQFS; encoded by the coding sequence GTGGCATCTATTCCAAATCAACTAACAGAAAAACTTATTTCCATTCGCCGACATTTACATGAGTATCCAGAACTATCATATGAAGAGTTTGAAACAACAAAAGCGATAAAAACTTGGTTAGAAGAAGCAAATATTACTATTATTGATTCCAATTTAGAAACAGGAATTATCGCAGAAATTTCTGGTAATCAAAATGGTCCAATTATAGCAATTCGTGCTGATATTGATGCCCTTCCTATTCAAGAAGAAACAAACTTACCATACACTTCAAAAATTCAAGGTAAAATGCATGCTTGCGGACATGATTTTCATACAGCAGCTATTTTAGGTACAGCTTTCTTATTAAAAGAAAAGGAATCTTCCCTAAATGGAACGGTTCGCTTTATATTCCAACCAGCTGAAGAAAGTAGCAACGGTGCTTGCAAAGTTATTGAAGCTGGACATTTACATGATGTACAAGCTATTTTCGGTATGCATAATAAACCTGATTTACCAGTAGGTACAATTGGCATTAAAGATGGTCCACTAATGGCTGGAGTAGATCGATTTGAAATTGAAATTCACGGTGTCGGGACGCACGTAGCTGTACCAGATGCTGGTGTTGACCCTATCGTCGCATCCTCTCAAATTGTTATGGCACTACAAACAATTGTAAGTCGAAATATTAGCTCTTCACATAATGCCGTTGTAAGTGTTACAAACATTCATTCAGGAAATACGTGGAACGTTATTCCTGAAAAAGCAACATTAGAAGGAACAGTTCGTACATTCCAAAATGAAACACGAGAAAAGATACCAGCTTTAATGGAACTTATTATTAAAAGAGTTTCTGATGCATTAGGCGTAAAAACAGAATTCCGTTTTTATTCAGGTCCTCCTGCTGTTCATAACGATACATCTCTAACCGACTTATCTACTCAAGTTGCCGAAAAAATGAATTTAAATATTATTTCTCCTAACCCATCAATGGCCGGAGAAGACTTCTCCTTTTACCAACAAGAAATACCAGGTTCATTCGTCTTTATGGGAACGAGCGGTACACATGAGTGGCATCATCCTTCTTTTACAATTGATGAACGAGCACTCCCTATAAGTGCAAAATACTTTGCTTTGCTAGCTGAAAAAGCTCTTAAACAATTCTCATAG
- a CDS encoding ABC transporter permease has translation MFNLVYNELYKIFKRKRTIIPFAVIAVLIIGLGWVTVKYLEPETKGWKADYTERTVEIEKKLGMKKEAILAERSGDELVKEYQLKMKHLDTDIAPASSSPLSFMRDTGFIVFPILLPFILVYASTIFANEYSWGTYKFLTIRPASRFKILTAKFLAIVIFAALLFIFNMIFSALSGLVIYKFQQPAWSEFIFQDGNIIKQNIFVEVSKYYILSWLPTLVYAAFAFMISVLTRSSGGAIGISLFLALSGNIALLAATRYNWVKYLLPANTDLYGIAKNGSFIEGVTFPFASCMLLLYLFVFLSISYTVFLKRDLT, from the coding sequence TTGTTTAATTTAGTGTATAACGAGCTGTATAAAATATTTAAGCGTAAAAGAACGATTATTCCTTTTGCGGTTATTGCAGTATTAATAATTGGATTAGGATGGGTTACGGTAAAGTATTTAGAACCAGAAACAAAGGGTTGGAAAGCAGATTATACAGAACGTACGGTAGAAATTGAGAAAAAGCTTGGTATGAAAAAAGAAGCTATTTTAGCAGAAAGGTCGGGGGACGAGCTTGTAAAGGAATATCAGCTTAAAATGAAGCATTTAGATACGGATATAGCACCAGCAAGCAGTTCTCCACTTTCTTTCATGAGAGATACAGGTTTTATCGTATTTCCAATTTTGCTTCCATTTATCCTCGTGTATGCAAGTACAATTTTTGCGAATGAATATAGCTGGGGAACATATAAATTTTTAACAATCCGTCCGGCAAGTCGATTTAAAATTTTAACAGCAAAATTTTTAGCAATCGTTATATTTGCAGCTTTATTGTTTATATTTAATATGATTTTCTCCGCTTTAAGTGGACTTGTTATTTATAAATTCCAACAGCCTGCATGGAGTGAATTTATTTTTCAAGATGGAAATATTATAAAACAAAATATTTTTGTGGAAGTAAGTAAATATTACATTTTATCGTGGTTGCCAACTCTTGTGTACGCAGCGTTTGCATTTATGATTTCTGTGTTAACAAGATCTAGTGGGGGCGCAATCGGTATTTCACTGTTTCTTGCTTTATCAGGAAATATTGCGTTACTAGCAGCAACTAGATATAATTGGGTGAAATATTTATTGCCGGCAAACACAGATTTATACGGTATTGCCAAGAATGGAAGTTTTATTGAAGGAGTAACCTTCCCATTTGCTTCATGTATGTTATTGCTGTATTTATTTGTATTTTTAAGTATTTCCTATACAGTATTTTTAAAACGCGATTTAACTTAA
- a CDS encoding ABC transporter ATP-binding protein: MTNEQSIVKVERLTKRIGSKTLVENISFEVKKGEVVGLLGPNGAGKTTLMRMMVGMIRMTEGEVWIDGQSVKQQFEKTAAKIGAVIETPEFYPFLSGYENLTYFGRMNGNVTEERIDEVVKLLGMGQVIDRKVKAYSLGMRQRLGIAQALIHNPDVLVLDEPTNGLDPSGIHEMRMYIKKIAHEQGKAVLVSSHLLSEVELMCDRVIIIQHGEYVATQNIQHSHSEEMETIRIRVDDANKAAEMLECDVVIKGNDLLINVKDEEIPNVIRTLLEKNIQVYRVYEERKTLEEQFLELTGGKDIV, encoded by the coding sequence ATGACAAATGAACAATCAATTGTAAAAGTTGAGCGGTTAACGAAGCGAATCGGTTCAAAGACACTTGTAGAAAATATTAGTTTCGAAGTTAAAAAAGGTGAAGTTGTTGGCCTGCTAGGACCAAATGGTGCTGGAAAAACGACTTTAATGAGAATGATGGTCGGTATGATCCGTATGACAGAAGGTGAAGTATGGATTGATGGTCAATCTGTAAAACAGCAATTTGAAAAAACTGCTGCGAAAATTGGTGCAGTAATTGAGACACCGGAATTTTATCCTTTTTTGAGCGGCTACGAAAATTTAACATATTTCGGCCGAATGAATGGGAATGTGACAGAAGAACGTATCGATGAAGTAGTGAAATTGTTAGGAATGGGACAAGTAATTGACCGTAAAGTAAAAGCATATTCACTCGGTATGAGACAACGTTTAGGGATTGCTCAGGCGCTTATTCATAATCCAGATGTATTGGTACTAGATGAACCAACGAATGGACTAGATCCAAGTGGAATACATGAAATGAGAATGTACATAAAGAAAATTGCACATGAACAAGGAAAAGCAGTACTTGTATCTAGTCACTTACTTTCAGAAGTTGAATTAATGTGTGACAGAGTTATTATTATTCAACACGGAGAATATGTAGCGACGCAAAATATTCAGCATAGTCATAGTGAAGAGATGGAGACGATCCGTATACGTGTAGATGATGCAAATAAAGCAGCGGAAATGTTAGAATGTGATGTTGTAATAAAAGGTAATGATCTACTTATCAATGTAAAAGATGAAGAAATCCCAAATGTTATTCGTACTTTGCTTGAGAAAAATATTCAAGTTTATCGTGTATATGAAGAAAGAAAAACGTTAGAAGAGCAATTTTTAGAATTAACAGGGGGAAAAGATATTGTTTAA
- a CDS encoding FtsX-like permease family protein → MSLCRLARKNIRTFAVKRMKQFMWIAMCTAILFFMMSLQFNELATGKVGATFLFQMCFYTLFILLIFICIFIAYKMTNSLLQVRREEFKSYVVGNMKKNEILCLLCQEQLFIYGAASVFGLVHGMLFLKLFTIIFMKIAGIQGINSAPITIYAIAVVSIIMMAVVVLSMMQCCRFVRSLKDGNLFQFEKKA, encoded by the coding sequence ATGTCTTTATGTCGGTTAGCGAGAAAAAATATAAGAACATTTGCTGTCAAAAGGATGAAGCAATTCATGTGGATTGCCATGTGTACTGCAATTTTGTTTTTTATGATGTCGCTACAATTTAATGAACTAGCGACTGGGAAAGTAGGGGCAACATTTTTGTTTCAAATGTGTTTTTACACGCTGTTTATTTTATTGATTTTTATATGTATTTTTATTGCGTATAAAATGACGAATTCTCTTCTGCAAGTGAGGAGAGAGGAATTTAAATCTTATGTAGTAGGGAATATGAAAAAAAATGAAATACTATGTTTATTATGTCAGGAGCAATTATTCATTTATGGAGCAGCGTCTGTTTTCGGTCTAGTTCATGGGATGTTATTTTTGAAATTATTCACGATTATCTTTATGAAAATAGCAGGGATACAAGGGATAAATAGTGCACCAATTACAATATATGCAATAGCAGTTGTTAGTATAATTATGATGGCTGTCGTCGTATTATCGATGATGCAATGTTGTCGATTTGTTCGAAGTTTAAAAGACGGAAATTTGTTTCAGTTTGAGAAAAAGGCATGA
- the alsR gene encoding acetoin biosynthesis transcriptional regulator AlsR, which produces MELRHLQYFVVVAEELHFGRAAARLQMTQPPLSQQIQQLEKEMGVLLFSRTKRKVELTEAGEMFLKEVKKAFEQIEKAVEVAQSAQRGEVGSLSIGFVGAAIYDILPSIVREYRKKFPRVSVALHELSTPDQVHALHDNRIDIGFLRPPISTQLLELEPIQRLSCTLCLPKAHPLAEKDEIHIEDLRDEPFVFITRPVWPALYDTILSLCREVGFSPQIVQEATEYQTVMGLVAAGIGITVIPVSANKLYKTEVVYKELYDSNFVAEMSVAYKKMNSNPELLEFLKIAREKKRIEVEDE; this is translated from the coding sequence ATGGAATTACGGCATTTGCAATATTTTGTTGTTGTGGCAGAAGAGTTACACTTTGGACGAGCGGCTGCTCGTTTACAAATGACACAACCGCCACTTAGTCAACAAATTCAGCAATTAGAAAAAGAAATGGGAGTTCTGTTATTTTCAAGAACGAAGAGAAAGGTTGAATTAACAGAAGCAGGAGAAATGTTTTTAAAAGAAGTAAAAAAAGCGTTTGAGCAAATTGAAAAAGCAGTAGAAGTTGCACAAAGTGCGCAAAGGGGAGAAGTTGGATCACTCTCAATTGGTTTTGTAGGTGCGGCGATATATGATATTTTACCGTCTATCGTCAGGGAGTATAGAAAGAAATTTCCGAGAGTGTCTGTCGCATTACATGAATTATCTACACCAGATCAAGTGCATGCACTTCATGATAATCGTATTGATATTGGATTTTTACGGCCGCCAATTTCAACACAATTATTAGAGTTAGAACCAATTCAAAGGTTATCTTGTACTTTATGTTTGCCAAAGGCACATCCACTTGCAGAGAAAGATGAAATACATATAGAAGATTTACGCGATGAACCGTTTGTTTTTATTACGAGACCAGTATGGCCGGCGTTGTATGATACAATTTTATCTCTTTGTCGAGAGGTTGGCTTTAGTCCTCAAATTGTACAAGAAGCAACAGAATATCAAACAGTTATGGGGCTTGTAGCAGCAGGGATTGGGATTACAGTAATCCCTGTATCGGCAAATAAATTATATAAAACAGAAGTTGTATATAAAGAGTTATATGATTCTAATTTTGTTGCAGAAATGTCGGTAGCTTATAAAAAAATGAATAGTAATCCAGAGCTGTTAGAGTTTTTAAAAATTGCAAGAGAGAAGAAACGAATAGAAGTAGAAGATGAGTAA
- a CDS encoding CidA/LrgA family holin-like protein has translation MKWWKLSGQILLLFCFAWTGEWIAKQAHLPVPGSIIGIFLLLISLKFNLVKKEWIQDGADFLLKELILFFIPSAVAVIRYKDTLSQYGIDLILIIMISTLCVTLVTGLLTELLLKRKGSTQ, from the coding sequence ATGAAATGGTGGAAGTTAAGTGGACAAATTTTATTATTATTTTGTTTCGCTTGGACAGGTGAATGGATCGCAAAACAGGCACACCTCCCAGTTCCAGGAAGTATAATCGGTATTTTTTTATTATTAATTTCATTAAAATTTAACCTAGTTAAAAAAGAGTGGATACAGGACGGAGCAGACTTTTTATTAAAAGAACTTATTTTATTTTTTATTCCTTCTGCAGTCGCTGTTATTCGTTACAAAGATACACTATCACAATATGGAATCGATCTCATTTTAATTATTATGATTAGTACACTTTGTGTTACTCTCGTAACAGGACTATTAACAGAATTGCTACTTAAGCGGAAAGGATCAACGCAATGA
- a CDS encoding LrgB family protein, whose amino-acid sequence MIGFLCLLLTLLTYWISKKIYQRWNWSLLSPLLVCPIILIALLLGLDTPYETYESGGQWLTELLKPATVAFAWPIYKYFDLLKKHGIAILLNVIVGSFLSVITSALLANYFQIDSSLEHSLAPHIVTTPIAMAISEMIGGMSQLTAVFVVLTALTGALLGPSLIRICRIKTALAKGIMLGTSANGTGTSKAFEIGPVEGTIASLSMLLTAGASLVIVPLFLSWIH is encoded by the coding sequence ATGATCGGCTTTCTTTGTTTACTATTAACACTATTGACATATTGGATATCTAAAAAAATATATCAACGTTGGAATTGGAGCTTACTTTCTCCTCTCCTTGTCTGTCCCATTATTTTAATCGCTTTATTGCTTGGACTAGACACACCTTATGAAACATATGAATCTGGTGGTCAATGGCTAACAGAATTATTAAAACCTGCAACAGTTGCTTTTGCATGGCCAATCTATAAATACTTTGATTTATTAAAGAAACACGGAATCGCCATCTTACTTAACGTCATCGTTGGTTCATTTTTATCAGTTATTACTTCGGCACTACTAGCAAATTATTTTCAAATTGATTCGTCACTAGAACATAGTTTAGCACCGCATATTGTAACGACACCAATCGCAATGGCTATTTCAGAAATGATTGGTGGCATGTCACAATTAACAGCTGTATTTGTCGTTTTAACTGCCTTAACAGGAGCATTACTCGGCCCTTCCCTTATACGTATTTGCCGCATTAAAACCGCGCTCGCAAAAGGTATTATGTTAGGAACGAGCGCAAATGGAACTGGTACATCAAAAGCATTCGAAATCGGCCCTGTTGAAGGAACAATCGCAAGTTTATCCATGCTTTTAACAGCGGGTGCTAGTTTAGTTATCGTTCCGCTTTTCTTATCTTGGATACATTAA
- a CDS encoding NUDIX hydrolase, which produces MERWIGTAAICMNDRNEILMVLQGKEGEEKRWSVPSGGLEKGETLEECCIREVWEETGYNVEVVNKIYEKEGITYGIPVYVHYYFVKKIGGSMKIQDPDELIHEIDWKGIQEVEKLSLAFPEDYELICQYINEKASM; this is translated from the coding sequence ATGGAGAGATGGATAGGTACGGCAGCTATATGTATGAATGACAGAAATGAAATTTTAATGGTGCTGCAAGGCAAAGAAGGGGAAGAAAAAAGGTGGTCTGTACCAAGTGGAGGACTTGAAAAGGGAGAAACACTAGAAGAATGTTGTATCAGGGAAGTTTGGGAGGAAACAGGCTACAATGTGGAAGTTGTAAATAAAATATACGAAAAAGAAGGTATTACATACGGAATTCCAGTGTATGTTCATTATTACTTTGTTAAAAAAATAGGCGGTAGTATGAAAATTCAAGATCCTGATGAGTTAATACATGAAATTGACTGGAAAGGGATACAGGAAGTTGAAAAATTATCGCTAGCTTTTCCGGAGGATTACGAGTTAATATGTCAATATATAAATGAAAAAGCAAGTATGTAA
- a CDS encoding DUF3903 domain-containing protein encodes MISKYVVECVFCEENRKPRQATVTVPATSQLLAIQKVRAECKRRFGKTLLLQTEVKEEIVLEQKES; translated from the coding sequence ATGATTTCTAAATATGTTGTGGAATGTGTCTTTTGTGAAGAAAATCGAAAACCTCGCCAAGCTACCGTCACAGTTCCCGCCACTTCTCAACTACTAGCTATTCAAAAAGTTCGGGCTGAATGTAAACGTCGCTTTGGAAAAACGTTATTATTGCAAACAGAGGTTAAAGAAGAAATAGTTTTGGAACAAAAAGAAAGCTGA